DNA from Salvelinus namaycush isolate Seneca chromosome 6, SaNama_1.0, whole genome shotgun sequence:
tactgggtggtaactaacagactggagggtactgggtggtaactaacagactggagggttctgggtggtaactaacagactggagggtactgggtggtaactaacagactggagggtactgggtggtaactaacagactggatggtactgggtggtaactaacagactagtgggtactgggtggtaactaacagactggagggtactaggtggtaactaacagactagtgggtactgggtggtaactaacagactggagggtactgggtggtaactagcagactggagggtactgggtggtaactaacagactggagggtactgggtggtaactagcagactggagggtactgggtggtaactaacagactggagggtactgggtggtaactaacagactggagggtactgggtggtaactaacagactggagggtacttggtggtaactaacagactggagggtactgggtggtaactaacagactggatggtactgggtggtaactaacagactagtgggtactgggtggtaactaacagactggagggtactgggtggtaactaacagactggagggtactgggtggtaactaacatactggagggtactgggtggtaactaacagactggagggtactgggtggtaactaacagactggagggtactgggtggtaactaacagactggagggtactgggtggtaactaacagactggagggtactgggtggtaactaacagactggagggtactgggtggtagctAACAGACTagtgggtactgggtggtaactaacagactggagggtactgggtggtaactaacagactggagggttctgggtggtaactaacagactggagggtactgggtggtaactaacagactagtgggtactgggtggtaactaacagactagtgggtactgggtggtaactaacagactagtgggtactgggtggtaactaacagactggagggtactgggtggtaactaacagactggagggtactgggtggtaacaaacagactggagggtactgggtggtaactaacagactggagggtactgggtggtaactaacagactggagggtactgggtggtaactagcagactggagggtactgggtggtaactaacagactggagggtactgggtggtaactaacagactggagggtactgggtggtaactaacagactagtgggtactgggtggtaactaacataCTGGATGGTACTGGGTGGTAGctaacagactggagggtactgggtggtaactaacataCTGGatggtactgggtggtaactaacagactagtgggtactgggtggtaactaacataCTGGatggtactgggtggtaactaacagactagtgggtactgggtggtaactaacataCTGGatggtactgggtggtaactaacagactagtGGGTACTaggtggtaactaacagactggagggtactgggtggtaactaacagactggagggtactgggtggtaactaacagactggagggtactgggtggtagctaacagactggagggtactgggtggtagctAACAGACcggagggtactgggtggtaactaacagactggagggtactgggtggtaacaaacagactggagggtactgggtggtaactaacagactagtgggtactgggtggtaactaacagaccggagggtactgggtggtagctaacagactggagggtactgtgtggtaactaacagactggagggtactgggtggtaactaacagactggagggtactgggtggtaactaacagactggagggtactgggtggtaactaacagaatgaagggtactgggtggtaactaacagactggagggtactgggtggtaactaacagactagtgggtactgggtggtaactaacagactggagggtactgggtggtaactagcagactggagggtactgggtggtaactaacagaccGGAGGGTtctgggtggtaactaacagactggagggtactgggtggtaactagcagactggagggtactgggtggtaactaacagaccGGAGGATACTGGGTGGTAGCTAACAGACTGGAGGGTAatgggtggtaactaacagactggagAGTACTGGGTGGTAACAAACAGACcggagggtactgggtggtaactaacagactagtgggtactgggtggtaactaacagactagtgggtactgggtggtaactaacagactagtgggtactgggtggtaactaacagactggagggtactgggtggtaactaacagaccggagggtactgggtggtaactagcagactggagggtactgggtggtaactaacagactggagggtactgggtggtaactaacagactggagggtactgggtggtaactaacagaccggagggtactgggtggtagctaacagactggagggtaatgggtggtaactaacagactggagAGTACTGGGTGGTAACAAACAGACcggagggtactgggtggtaactaacagactggagggtactgggtggtaactaacagactagtgggtactgggtggtaactaacagactagtgggtactgggtggtaactaacagactggagggtactgggtggtaactaacagactggagggtactgggtggtagctAACAGACcggagggtactgggtggtagctAACAGACTAgttatgcatcccaaatggcccacAGTCTCAATGACAAGAAGTGACAAGGACTGGAATGTTGACTAAAGAGACTGTTACTCAGACTTGAAtatctctgctgtaaccaagaagttTGATCTTGACATTTTGCCACTTAGCTAgaaagttagcaaaccaaatgaatAGCTGGAGCCCCGATCTGGATATCATTTATTTGACATATCTTAGATTTCTTATATTTATACTCAATTTATAGTTATTAGCAGTGGCGTAGCACACGCACCTCCGCAACCCGTCAGCATTTGAAAATACCCCCGGTATCCGGTATAAACAGTATATCGCCCGAGCCTAGTGAAATGTGTTCTGGGCAGGCTAACGTTGTGGTTGTGTCTTCCACATTAACCTGTTGCAGAGGTCAACTACACCACACTGTCAGGAAGAGGAATGGCGCCCGAAGGGGCTCTTATCCGAACAACAAAACAATTAGTGGAGACATTATTACTGCAGGTACAGTATATTACAAGACATCTCAGCAGCTTGCCTCTACGGGACTGAAAACACACGTGCCCACTAGCACATACAAacacagcaaaacacacacacagagacacacacacagagacacacacacagagacacacagagacacacagagacacacagagacagacagacagacagacagacagacagacagacagacagacagacagacagacagacagacagacagacagacagacagacagacagacagacagacagacagacagactgtgagagagagagagacacacacaacagCAGCATTGCAGCACCAAGTACCTGGCTGGAATATAGAGGAGCACCTTGAAGTAGGAACCCAGCAGGTCTATGTCCTATTCTATCCTACAGTATTAAAGGAATATAGTAACAAATACAGAATGCATTAGAATATAAAGTTAAGTTTACTATTCTATCCTACAGTATTAAAGGAATATAGTAACAAATACATAATGCATTAGAATATAAAGTTAAGTTTACTATTCTATCCTACAGTATTAAAGGAATATAGTAACAAATACATAATGCATTAGAATATAAAGTTAAGTTTACTATTCTATCCTACAGTATTAAAGGAATATAGTAACAAATACATAATGCATTAGAATATAAAGTTAAGTTTACTATTCTATCCTACAGTATTAAAGGAATATAGTAACAAATACATAATGCATTAGAATATAAAGTTAAGTTTACTATTCTATCCTACAGTATTAAAGGAATATAGTAACAAATACAGAACACATTAGAATATAAAGTTAAGTTTACTATTCTATCCTACAGTATTAAAGGAATATAGTAACAAATACAGAATGCATTAGAATATAAAGTTAAGTTTACTATTCTATCCTACAGTATTAAAGGAATATAGTAACACATACAGGACACATTAGAAGTTCAAATCCTGTCCCATAGTTTTTTCCAAGCCACCTACAGATACTACCACATATGGTTTGGTTGTACTGCCGGTCCCCTCCCCCATGGCAGAGATGAAAGCAAacacagaagagagagaaaatcaCAGCCCTGCAACTGGCCTCACTGCTCTTATCTGTTTATAATGCTAATGTCTGCTAATGCTACAGAGATAAACCTGACAGGACATGGAGCATTAAAGATTCCCGGGTGACCaacgatggtgtgtgtgtgtgtgtgtgtgtgtgcttgtgtgtgtgtgtgtgtgtgtcttcctgtgtgtgtgcgcctgtgtgtgtgtgcttgtgtgtgtgtgtgtcttcctgtatgtgtgcgcctgtgtgtgtgcctgtgtgtgtgtgtgtgtgtgtgtgtgtgtgtgtgtgtgtgtgtgtgtgtgtgtgtgtgtgtgtgtgtgtgtgtgtgtgtgtgtgtgtgtgtgtgtgtgtgtgtgtgtgtgtgtttgactctACTTGCTCTGGGGTTGTCAGCCATCCTCATACTGACGCTTTAGATAATGGATGTGCTGCTTGACATGACTTCAGactctgagtcccaaatggcaccctattccccatatagcgcactacttttgaccagagtcctatggcacTACAAAGGGcatagagttccatttgggatgcattcagACACATATCTATGCAAATGTCTCTGTCATAAAACACTGGATCAGTGGGATATGGCAAAGTAATGGTTCAACATTCAGTCATCAAACTGCCTACGATGAAGTGGATATCCCAGCTGAGAGGAATGTAGAAGCATCCTAACCACCAGCCCCTCTACGGGAATGAGGTAGAGATGAGGAACCACCAGCCCCTCTACGGGAATGAGGTAGAGACGAGGAACCACCATCCActctatgggaatgaggtagagaTGAGGAACCACCAGCCCctctatgggaatgaggtagagaCGAGGAACCACCAGCCCCTCTACGGGAATGAGGTAGAGATGAGGAACCACCATCCCCTCTATGggaatgagggagagatgaggaaccACCATCCACTCTACAGGAATGTGGTAGAGATGAGGAACCACCATCCActctatgggaatgaggtagagaTGAGGAACCACCAGCCCCTCTACGGGAATGAGGTAGAGACGAGGAACCACCAGCCCCTCTACGGGAATGAGGTAGAGATGAGGAACCACCATCCCCTCTATGggaatgagggagagatgaggaaccACCATCCAATCTACAGGAATGTGGTAGAGATGAGGAACCACCATCCActctatgggaatgaggtagagaTGAGGAACCACCATCCCctctatgggaatgaggtagagaTGAGGAACCACCATCCCctctatgggaatgaggtagagaTGAGGAACCACCATCCActctatgggaatgaggtagagaTGAGGAACCACCATCCCCTCTACGGGAATGAGGTAGAGATGAGGAACCACCATCCActctatgggaatgaggtagagaTGAGGAACCACCATCCActctatgggaatgaggtagagaTGAGGAACCACCATCCCCTCTACGGGAATGAGGTAGAGATGAGGAACCACCATCCActctatgggaatgaggtagagaTGAGGAACCACCAGCCCCTCTATGGGAATGAGATAGAGATGAGGAACCACCATCCActctatgggaatgaggtagagaTGAGGAATCACCATCCCCTCTACGGGAATGAGATAGAGATGAGGAACCACCATCCCctctatgggaatgaggtagagaTGAGGAACCACCATCCActctatgggaatgaggtagagaTGAGGAACCACCAGCCCctctatgggaatgaggtagagaTGAGGAACCACCATCCCCTCTACGGGAATGAGGTAGAGATGAGGAACCACCATCCACTCTATGGGAATGAGATAGAGATGAGGATTATAAAAACAGCTTCTCTTTTCCAAGAGGAGTTTTCCATTAAGAGTAGAGATATACTGTAACTGAACAATTCACCTACAGACGTTTTATTACAGCACAGCAGTAGCTACTTGATATGAAGAAAAAATAAACTACCAAAAACATTCTAGAGGAAAAATATACATAAAAATTTGGCAAGAAAACATCAAAGCTAGCGGTGCCATATTCCCACACTTCCTTCACACATCAGGGCCTCAATTATGTGTTGAAATATGCTTTGAGTGATGACTAACTAATTCATTCTGTTTGACTGCTGTGGGGTGGctgaaatcacacacacacgttacatcTCTCTTTATGTTATTATGGAGCGTGTTTAGAGGCAACTCCACTGAGCAACCAAGCCTCATTAATTTACAGGGCTTTGATTGGTcgcgtctgacctctgtgataaTGCAGGGGGGCCGGACCAGGAACCAGGGAGCTTGAGATTGTTCTAATTAGTCCAACAGAAGTTCTGGAACACAACGCCTCGGGGCTGACATCTAAGATCCCTGATGGCTTTTAATTATCCCCCCTCACCACCCCCTCTCCTATCCACCCTCACCGTCCCCTCTCCTATCCCCCCTCACCGTCCCCTCTCCTATCCACCCTCACTGTCCCCTCTCCTATCCACCCTCACCGTCCCCTCTCCTATCCACCCTCACCACCCCCTCTCCTATCCACCCTCACCACCCCCTCTCCTATCCACCCTCACCGTCCCCTCTCCTATCCACCCTCACTGCCCTCTCTCCTATCCACCCTCACTGTCCCCTCTCCTATCCACCCTCACCACCCCCTCTCCTATCCACCCTCACCACCCCCTCTCCTATCCACCCTCACCGTCCCCTCTCCTATCCACCCTCACCGTCCCCTCTCCTATCCACCCTCACTGTCCCCTCTCCTATCCACCCTCACCACACCCTCTCCTATCCACCCTCACTGTCCTCTCTCCTATCCACCCTCACTGTCCTCTCTCCTATCCACCCTCACTGCCCTCTCTCCTATCCACCCTCACCGTCCCCTCTCCTATCCACCCTCACCACCCCCTCTCCTATCCACCCTCACCACCCCCTCTCCTATCCACCCTCACTGCCCTCTCTCCTATCCACCCTCACTGTCCCCTCTCCTATCCACCCTCACCACCCCCTCTCCTATCCACCCTCACCACCCCCTCTCCTATCCACCCTCACTGTCCTCTCTCCTATCCACCCTCACTGTCCTCTCTCCTATCCACCCTCACTGTCCTCTCTCCTATCCACCCTCACCATCCCCTCTCCTATCCACCCTCACCGTCCCCTCTCCTATCCACCCTCACCGTCCCCTCTCCTATCCACCCTCACTGTCCCCTCTCCTATCCACCCTCACTGTCCCCTCTCCTATCCCCCCTCACTGTCCCCGCTCCTATCCACCCTCACCGCCCCCTCTCCTATCCACCCTCACTGTCCTCTCTCCTATCCACCCTCACTGTCCTCTCTCCTATCCACCCTCACCGTCCCCTCTCCTATCCACCCTCACCGTCCCTCTCCTATCCACCCTCACCGTCCCCTCTCCTATCCACCCTCACCGTTCCCTCTCCTATCCACCCTCACGTCCCCTCTCCTATCCACCCTCACCGTCCCCTCTCCTATCCACCCTCACCGTCCCCTCTCCTATCCACCCTCACTGTCCCCTCTCCTATCCCCCCTCACTGTCCCCGCTCCTATCCACCCTCACCGCACCCTCTCCTATCCATCCTCACTGTCCCCTCTCCTATCCACCCTCACTGTCCTCTCTCCTATCCACCCTCACCGTCCCCTCTCCTATCCACCCTCACTGTCCTCTCTCCTATCCACCCTCACCGTCCCCTCTCCTATCCACCCTCACCGTCCCCTCTCCTATCCAAAGGACTGAGTCATGCCATGGCTTCACCTACTCAGGATAGCAAATACAGAATG
Protein-coding regions in this window:
- the LOC120049182 gene encoding 50 kDa spicule matrix protein-like, whose translation is MRNHQPLYGNEVETRNHHPLYGNEVEMRNHQPLYGNEVETRNHQPLYGNEVEMRNHHPLYGNEGEMRNHHPLYRNVVEMRNHHPLYGNEVEMRNHQPLYGNEVETRNHQPLYGNEVEMRNHHPLYGNEGEMRNHHPIYRNVVEMRNHHPLYGNEVEMRNHHPLYGNEVEMRNHHPLYGNEVEMRNHHPLYGNEVEMRNHHPLYGNEVEMRNHHPLYGNEVEMRNHHPLYGNEVEMRNHHPLYGNEVEMRNHHPLYGNEVEMRNHQPLYGNEIEMRNHHPLYGNEVEMRNHHPLYGNEIEMRNHHPLYGNEVEMRNHHPLYGNEVEMRNHQPLYGNEVEMRNHHPLYGNEVEMRNHHPLYGNEIEMRIIKTASLFQEEFSIKSRDIL